Genomic window (Syngnathus scovelli strain Florida chromosome 14, RoL_Ssco_1.2, whole genome shotgun sequence):
ACGCAGGGCCCAAGAGGTGGGTTCACAATGATCCAAATTGCTGAATCCTAACACAATAGGCCATGCTGGTTCCCCCAAGCAAGCATTTAGTAAATCAGTTCTTCAATTCTAAATACAAATGGAGTGCTGGAAATTCATTCtgtactttcttttttttttttttggggtggggggcagGTTCCGGCCAAACCCTTGGTCCTCGTCCCTCAATGGGATTACCAGGGCCTCGCACCATGCCTCCTTACAAATATGCCGCTGGTGTACGCAACCCTAATCCTCAAGTGGTGCAACCTCTTGCCTTACAGCAGGTATGATCGTCATTTCAATATCACTATATTGTGGTTAAATGTCAATATGTTCTCTTTGTCTTTCAATTGAACCCTCCAGACTCAGCCAGCTGTCCATGTTCAGGGTCAGGAACCACTGACTGCTTCCATGCTGGCTTCTGCGCCACCACAGGAGCAGAAGCAGATGCTCGGTAACAATCCGTAACCTCAAAGCATCAAAGTTTACAGGTCATTACGTAGATTATTCACTTTCATGCGGTTTTGTTGATCCGAATAGGGGAACGTCTCTTCCCACTGATTCAGGCCATGCACGCCAACCTTGCAGGAAAGATCACAGGCATGTTGCTTGAGATCGACAATTCGGAACTGCTACATATGCTGGAATCTCATGAGTCATTGCGTTCAAAGGTGCGTCATTTCCTAAATTACTTCCATATTGGGTTTTCTTTTCATCTGTAAGGTTGTGTACTACGatcgttgttgtttttcctgATCCAGGTGGAAGAAGCTGTTGCAGTGCTGCAGGCCCACCAAGCAAAGAAAGATGCCACTCAGAAAGTAGGCAGCATGACTAATACCGGTGCTGCTACCACATCTTGAATGATTAATTCAAACTGGTATGTACAACACATTATTAACATTGACTGTATTTAGTGTACATCACAAAGTATTAACAAATTGGGTCACTGTGTGTTGCAGAGCAGATTGAGCTGTGGAGAAAACGCTACACTGAAACCAGACAAGTTTAGAACaattctgaagaaaaaaaaaagaaaaaaaaaaaagtaaaatttaattttaaaatacaCTTAAATATTTCAGGAGAAAGTGACAggtatttattttctaaatcGAATAAACTGCACACCAAACAGTATGCAGTCATGAAGTAAGACTTCCAAGAaaattccaaaaaagaaaattaccCTTGAACTTTTACTTTGCCTGTTATGTTTGATTTGGAATGGTTGGTTTCTGCATCCCATTATATTACCGTGGGTTTGTGGTATTTCCAATAAAGGAATGATGTATAATTTCAACAGTCCTGGTTTATTTGATCTTGTGGAGTGTTTCTTCTGTTTAAATGTATTGTAATTGAACATAACACTACACGAATAGGGAAAATCTTTGAGTTATTGAACCCTATTGGAATTGAATAACTTGCCGTGGCGACCCCTGGTGGAACAAGTGGAAAGTCACAACTACGTCGCGGCCTAAGCATTTCTTTTTATCGTCGGTGGATGGCGCTCGACAGACCAGAGGCGGGTTTAAGTTTCATCCAATCAGGCCAGGGGTTAAAGTTGAAGGGTCCCTTCCAAAATGGCGGCAAGCAAGAGGGTTTTGTATGTTGGTGCGTTCTTGTTTCATGTCAACATTGTTTAATAACCAAAAATAATTGTGAATTCTGTACAAATGTAATTAAAGAAGCATTTATGATGCCTGTTAAACATGGAAACGTTTTTGCGGtacgattaaaaaatatttagtaTTCTGATTTGAATTTCCGCAATCAGCACGTCGAAAGTGTTTTGAGCAGGGTTTTCGTTTCAAATTGGCACTCCCGTTACAAGAACAACAACAAGGTGGTGGATTTGTTTATGTAGACATTTTGCTGCATCTTTGATTTAGGTGGGCTGGCGGAGGAAGTGGACGAGAAAGTGTTGCATGCTGCTTTTATTCCCTTTGGAGACATCACAGATGTCCAAATTCCATTAGACTACGAGACAGGTATTGTTAATGATCATTTCGCTACAATATTCAGTACAATATCTGGTTCCATCAAGAGTTATGGACAAACTACACCATATTAATGAATCATATGTTCATTTTTCAGAAAAGCACAGAGGTTTTGCATTTGTTGAGTTTGAACTGGCAGAGGTATGTCTGAGATTACACTTGTCTACAAACCGTTATCTGAATGCAGTCCTGTTTTACTTACGTGAATGCACATTTTGATGTCACCTGAAGCGTTTTAccgttcacaaagagatgacaaCTTATTTAGTTCAGTAATGTTTGACAACTCGTTGAGTGAACATTCATGATAGGCATTGATTATGTCCTCCTTCGCTGTGTTGTGCAGGATGCCGCTGCAGCTATTGACAACATGGTGAGTGCAATGCATTGTTGTAGACACGTGGAGAATAGGTCACAGTGTTATGATATTCGATTGTTCTTCCATAATTTTTTCAGAATGAATCCGAGCTTTTCGGTCGGACTGTCCGTGTCAACATCGCCAAGCCAATGAGAATCAAAGAAGGATCCTCTCGACCAGGTGATAATTGACCGGATTATTTCCTACAACTGAGGTTCTGGTCCCTTTCTTCTGATTTTCATTGACTTTTTTTAAGTGTGGTCGGATGATGACTGGCTGAAGAAGTTCTCAGGAAAGACTTTAGAAGAGGCTGAGGTCGAGGCTGCAGGACAAACAGCCAACACTGCTACTCAAGAGGTTGGATGACTTTCATTTTATTGCATGGAATCGTGCAACATAAgattgaaagcatgttctgatgGGTATCATTTGTTTCTGCAGGCAGAGCCCCCTGCTAAAAAGGGAAGAATTAATCCGCAGGTCTACATGGATATCAAGATCGGCAACAAACCTGCAGGAAGACTTCGCTTCCTTCTTCGGGCCGACGTTGTTCCCATGACAGCAGGTTGATACATTGCAATGCATAGGGGTTTTTCAGTGTGAGGTATCGGCATCAATATCGATGCATTGTATTGGTAGTCACTCATCCATATTTATCACCACCAGAGATTCTAATGCATCAAGCTACCTCTAAGTAATATGTGGTGGCAGGCTCACAAATAAGGCGCTTTGAAGCTGAAATTCCCATGTGGCTTTAAACTACATATTTTTTAGCACATTGTTGAGTTATAGAAGTGATGTCTCATGAATGTTTACCGGTATGATGATTGATTTTTACAGAAAACTTCCGTTGCTTATGCACACATGAAAAGGGATATGGCTATAAAGGGAGCAGCTTTCATCGCATCATTCCCCAGTTCATGTGCCAAGGAGGTGACTTCACCAACCACAACGGCACCGGCGGCAAATCCATTTATGGACGAAAGTTCGATGATGAAAACTTTGTCCTCAAACACACCGCTCCAGGTGAAAGTCTTACTTTACAATATGTTGTCTCGGTATTAATATACAGTTGAAGCTTCTTGGTTTGTGTCTACTGGCGCATTTGAACGAGTGGCTTAATGTTTCCTCTGGTGAACAACACAGGGCAGCTCTCCATGGCCAACTCTGGAACCAACACCAATGGCTCCCAGTTCTTCATCACCAATGACAAAACAGACTGGCTGGATGGCAAACATGTGGTGTTTGGAGAGCTGGTGGAGGGGATGGATGTACTTCGTGAAATGGAGGTGAGAGTAATGTGACAAAAGCTCACTGAAAACGAAAGAGATTTTGCATTAAAGTACTTTGTGATGCTGGCTACGAGACATTTTAGATGTCTTCTTCTGCCCGCCTGCATTCCCACGAAATGTCCATCAGAATTAGTGCATCATCGGAATGGATTTTTGGAGTTCAAAACCAATTTCAATATTTGACATATTAAAATTAAGCTAACTTTTAACCTGGCAATTACTTGATTAAATATTTAATCTATTATGAGTAAACATAAAAAACAGGACTCAAGTGGTtctggataaaaaaaatgtttaacatGGCCagttttgctttaaaaaaaaaaaaaaaaatgcttatgcTTTTCAGCTTCAGTGTGTATGTCACTTTTCCTTGCAAACAGCCCTATCACCACACCAATAGTttgcaaatgaaataaaaagcttTCAATAACCACCTATCTTAAACATCTTGAAGATTTTACAATGTGCGTATGCGAAACACAAATGCTGTTGGCATTACTGTATTATGTCAAGGCAATACAAAAAACCTGAACACAAATTTATCTAACATATTTGGTTTTATTGTTCTCTATGTTGATAAAAAGTCTACTGTTTCTTTTGTGCAGGCTCAGGGGACAAAAGATGGCAAAGTAAAGCAGAAAGTCATCATCTCAGATTGTGGAGAATGCGTGTAAATGAAAGCCAACTTTGTGTGTGAACAGCGCCATTCAAATCTTTTGCCATGTaaatatttcaaacatttttttaaataaagaaacTGCAACAGTTGGACTCAATGGTGCATTCTGATGAAGATATTCAGTGAGAATGAACTATTTAAATATGCTACATATGTAATAGCTTagccttgtgtgttttttttttaaacctgagTAAGTGTCAATCACTTTGAGATCCTCAAATGCTATGCACATTTGATCccaaattttaaaataattacaaaGGTCTATTATTATTCctttgcagaaaataaagaaaatgcattgggtgaaaaaaaaagtctcaaatgGGCTTCATTGGATAACCTGAAAGTACTTgaagatttttatgttttcctGGCAAGTTTTCAATACATATCTTTTTTTGGCATTTAAAATCAGCATACAACTGCTGAAATATGGCCTTTTTTAATACTCAAAACACCAACAAGGACCAAAGTTACCGTTTAaaggctagaaaaaaaaaagaaattacccAACTTTCCCCACTAGGTAGTGCAAATGCACTGCAGTTGTCTATGGCATCAGATTGTGCATTGGAATGTAGGAGGAAAAATCACTGTTGTAGTAATATTACTGCCGCTATAATTTGTATTCCTGCTTTTTATTTGTTGATGACCGTGgtattaatcttttttttacttcatatAATTACTCTTATCGCCGACGCTTACTTCAGAACTTACATTCGCGAACGTTGTCGtaatgctatataaataaataacgtgGGGAGAagcgttaaaaaaaatagatggataAAAGAATCGttggaagtattttttttcgggggggaaCGCGACGAGCTAAACATTCAATGTCTGAGCCACACCTGGGCATGCAGGTTACATTTGCAGACATGGCAGATGCtcagcccctccctcctccacacGTCCATTCTGTTGACAACCGCTCAGATTGCCTTGACGGCGAGCTTCATCCGAGAGCCACTCCACTGCGCCGCACTGTAAGTAACTTACTTAAATTCGATTAAATGCTAAATAAAAAGTTACTTTCGGTTTCGTCGtcttttttaaatcactttttTGATCGTTAGACCATCGCTGACGTTCGAAAGCAGCTAATTTGCTTTGACTTGTCTTCTCACGCAACAGCGACGACTGAACTAGTTCCGTGAACGCAACTTGACTGATTTACCATCGAAATAGATGAAAGGGTTTCCACACGAGAAAGATTCAGCGCTCGTGTTATTTTCAACCATTTTGTGCCttgttaaaaaacatttttacaagAGATCACAGTTTTCCGATCTGTTTCAGCAGTAGACCTCTGATTCATTGTTGGGGTATGAACATAATGTAATCCCACAATATCAACATGAATATAGTCATGCCTCATGATTAATAACATGACATATGTGAAAATGTTACTTTATTGATAACAGAAAATATTTGACATGGATGTTTTGTGACAGTGCGCCACTCACAATTGACCTGGGACCTGTTTTGAACACATAGGTGTCAAACAGAAGGCCCGGGTGCCAGGTACGCCCcgccacataattttatgtggcccgttaagaaaaattgtgcatcgacttcacgtgtcaatactaaaattacaaattgtcgtcACTTTTAAAAATTGGAAATTTCTAAAATGTTTATTACCATTCAGTTTTATTAGTCTATGATTTCAAAATTAAggccatcagtttgttgtgtagcctatactgtatataacatAAGCCGTTGACACTCATAATGGACttcaaacataaaaaatataataacagtttttactagtctctgatttcaaaattaGGGCCattagtttgttgtgtagcctatactgtatatattataAGGCGTTCACACTCATATTGGACTTccgaaaataaaaaatctaacagtttttactagtctctgatttcaaataattattgtttataataattatatataattgacagttataatggccctccgaaagaaacttCGACTATGTTGCggcccacaacaaaaatgagtttgac
Coding sequences:
- the ppie gene encoding peptidyl-prolyl cis-trans isomerase E is translated as MAASKRVLYVGGLAEEVDEKVLHAAFIPFGDITDVQIPLDYETEKHRGFAFVEFELAEDAAAAIDNMNESELFGRTVRVNIAKPMRIKEGSSRPVWSDDDWLKKFSGKTLEEAEVEAAGQTANTATQEAEPPAKKGRINPQVYMDIKIGNKPAGRLRFLLRADVVPMTAENFRCLCTHEKGYGYKGSSFHRIIPQFMCQGGDFTNHNGTGGKSIYGRKFDDENFVLKHTAPGQLSMANSGTNTNGSQFFITNDKTDWLDGKHVVFGELVEGMDVLREMEAQGTKDGKVKQKVIISDCGECV